The Candidatus Limnocylindrales bacterium DNA segment GCGCGGGTCGTAATAGTTCTCGCGATCGCCGTCGAAGCCGTGGTCTTCGAAAATCACGTCGAGCACCGATTCGACCGGATCGGTGCCCGGGAAACGCTCGACCGCAAGCCTGGCATCCTGGCGCAGCTCGGCGATCTCCTCGAGCCAGTAATTCATGTCGAGACCTGGATACGCGATGCGGGCGATCGCGAGCGCGGCGGCCGGAAGACTGATGTCCTCGTCGGCGCGGCTCACGAGGTCGACGAACAGACTTACAGGATCCTCACGGGTCGCCACCGGCACCTCCATTAGAGCGTCAAAAACACGAAAGGCCGCGCCCGTGGCACGACCCCCCACGTCATTAAGGGTCGCTCCGGACAGGGGAACAAGGGGTCTTTGCGTTTTGAGTGCAGCGATCCCTGGCTGGAGGGCAGGGAGAACGTCTAAAGGCCGACAACCGAGACAAAGCTGACACAGCGTCCGGGTGCGCCGCCGAGGTTGTGCGTCAGTCCGAGTTTCGGGCTCGGGATCTGGCGCGGGCCCGCTTCACCGCGAAGCTGCAGCCACATTTCGTACATCATCCGGAGTCCGGAGGCGCCGATCGGGTGGCCGAAGGACTTGAGACCTCCGTCCGGGTTGACCGGCAGGCGGCCGCCGAGATCGAACGCACCGGCAAGCACGTCGCGCCACGCGCCGCCGCGCTCGGCGAAACCGAGATCCTCGTAGAGCACGAGCTCGGTCGGCGTGAAGCAGTCGTGCACCTCGGCCATCGAGATCTCCTCGGCCGGCCTCGTCACGCCGGCCTGCGCATACGCGTCGCGCGCCGACGCGACGACCTCGGGGAACGTCGTGAAATCGTAGTCCTGCGACAGCGGCCCGGCCGCCGGCCCGGCGATGAACGACAGCGCCTTGATGAAAATCGGCTTGTCCGTGTACTTGTGCGCGTCTTCGGCGCGCACGACGATCGCTGCCGCCGAGCCGTCGCTTACGCCCGAGCAGTCCATGATCCCGAGCGGATCGGCCACGCGCGGCGACGAGCGGATCTGCTCGAGCGGAACCTCCTTGCGGAACTGCGCCTTCGGGTTTTTCGCGCCGTTCGCGTGGTTCTTGAACGCGATGCGCGAGAGAACTTCCTTGCCGGTCTCCTCGTCGAGCCCGTACTTCTTGAAATAGGCGGGCGCGAGCAGCGAGAACGACGCAGGCGCCGTCATCGCCGGAGAGGTGCCGTCGCTCGGCGGCGGAGTCACGACGAGGCCGGAAAAGCCCGAGTCTTTCAGCTTCTCGACACCGATCGCCATCACGCAGTCGTACGCGCCCGATGCCACCGCATAGCACGCGTTGCGCAGTGCCTCGCTTCCGGTCGCACAGTAATTCTCGACGTGCGTGACCGGCTTGTACTGGATCTTGAGAGGCTCGGAGAGCGTAAGGCCCGACAGGTTGCCCATGGTCCCGAGCCAGTACGCATCGACCTTGTCCGCATCGATCCCGGCGGACGCATACGCGGATTCGGCCGCTTCGATCAGGAGATCATCGAGGCTGCGCGTCCAGTGCTCGCCGAACGACGTGCATCCCATCCCGACGATCGCCACCCGGTCGCGAATTCCATTGCTCGCCATTTCGCTCTCCTTTCAAAAAGGGGACAGGTACATTTAAATTTTCGCTGGAAAATTCGACCTGTCGCTTTTCTCGTATCACCGCGCGGGGCGCGCTTTCCAGAAATAGTTATGAATGCCGTCGGCTGTAAACAACCGGCGGAACGTCATCTCGAGCGGATCGCCGATCGCGACCTTTTCCGGCTCGACGTCGGTCAGCTCGCTCTGCACGCGCCCTCCGCCTTCGAAGTCGATCACCGCGACCACCATCGGCGGTTGCGGCGTGAATGCGAGTCGATCGACCGCAAACGTCTTGATGACCGCCGTTCCGTCCGAGAACCCGACCTCGCGCATCTGATGCGACGCGCGGCACTGGACGCACACCTCCTGGGGTGGGAGATGCCGCGTCCCACATGCCGTGCACTCACTGCCGACCAGCGCGTATTTCCAGCGGTGCGACCGCAGCGACGGCGGGCCGGCCGGGCGCTGCGGATCGGGGCGCCGCGGCGGCTCGGTCTCGAGCGTGCCGCGCCATTTGAGAAAACGCGTGTACGGAAGGTCGGCGCGCTTCGACGCGACCCACTGATCCACTGTGCGCGCGGCGTTGCGGCTGGCGATCGCGTCGGTCACGCGCAGCATCATCGCATCGACGCCGTCGGACGCCGAGAACACGGCAATCCATTCGCCGGCCTTCGCGTTCTCGAGCGCGGTCGCGAGCATGAGCCCGACCTGCGCCGCGCCGGCGTGGCCGATCGTATCGAGTCGCGCGTCGACGACCTGCTCGGGCTTCAGTCCGGCCTGCGCGATGAACGCGGCCGACGCCCGCGCGTTGGGCGCGTCGACGATGACGTGCGCGATGTCGGCCGGAGCAACGCCCGCCGTCTTCAGCAGATTCTTCGCCGCACTCGCGAGCAGCGGCCCCCATCCCTGCGTCAGCGAGAAGCGTTCTTCCCACGACTTGGAGAACCGCTCGCCCGGAAGCCGCCAGCTGCTGAGGAACTCCATCGTCTCCGAGTACGTCGCGACGACCTCGGCAATCACACCGCTCGAGCCGAACAGGAAGGCTGCTCCCGCGTCCCCACCGCCCTGCTCGGCCGAACCCTCGGGAGCTCCGATGCGAATATCGCCCATCGTCGCGAGCGCCGTTCCTGCCGGCGCCGAAGCCATGGCCGATTCGTACGCGCCGATCATCGAGCCGAGGCCGGCGCGCAGCGAGCACGCGATGTCGAGCGCTCGCACCGAAGGCGGCAGGTCGAGCGCCGCATGGACGGTCGCGGCGTTGAGCTTCTCGATGTACGGCGGATCGGTCGTCGCCAGCGTCAGGCTGCGGATGCTCGCCCCGTCGTGGCCGCGAATGCAGTCGCGTGCCG contains these protein-coding regions:
- a CDS encoding acetyl-CoA acetyltransferase yields the protein MASNGIRDRVAIVGMGCTSFGEHWTRSLDDLLIEAAESAYASAGIDADKVDAYWLGTMGNLSGLTLSEPLKIQYKPVTHVENYCATGSEALRNACYAVASGAYDCVMAIGVEKLKDSGFSGLVVTPPPSDGTSPAMTAPASFSLLAPAYFKKYGLDEETGKEVLSRIAFKNHANGAKNPKAQFRKEVPLEQIRSSPRVADPLGIMDCSGVSDGSAAAIVVRAEDAHKYTDKPIFIKALSFIAGPAAGPLSQDYDFTTFPEVVASARDAYAQAGVTRPAEEISMAEVHDCFTPTELVLYEDLGFAERGGAWRDVLAGAFDLGGRLPVNPDGGLKSFGHPIGASGLRMMYEMWLQLRGEAGPRQIPSPKLGLTHNLGGAPGRCVSFVSVVGL
- a CDS encoding OB-fold domain-containing protein, which produces MAGIVSFGTYVPFHRIVRKTIGAALGTAGGKGERAVAAYDEDAVTLAVEAARDCIRGHDGASIRSLTLATTDPPYIEKLNAATVHAALDLPPSVRALDIACSLRAGLGSMIGAYESAMASAPAGTALATMGDIRIGAPEGSAEQGGGDAGAAFLFGSSGVIAEVVATYSETMEFLSSWRLPGERFSKSWEERFSLTQGWGPLLASAAKNLLKTAGVAPADIAHVIVDAPNARASAAFIAQAGLKPEQVVDARLDTIGHAGAAQVGLMLATALENAKAGEWIAVFSASDGVDAMMLRVTDAIASRNAARTVDQWVASKRADLPYTRFLKWRGTLETEPPRRPDPQRPAGPPSLRSHRWKYALVGSECTACGTRHLPPQEVCVQCRASHQMREVGFSDGTAVIKTFAVDRLAFTPQPPMVVAVIDFEGGGRVQSELTDVEPEKVAIGDPLEMTFRRLFTADGIHNYFWKARPAR